A stretch of Exiguobacterium sp. BMC-KP DNA encodes these proteins:
- a CDS encoding AI-2E family transporter: MDLLRNKWFKVLIWILVIFLVIWVGTKISFLFQPIRVMLALIFPPLIIAGIFYYFTLGIVDALQKRVKKRGLAVLIVLLGFITILTIAVASIGPILVEQVTDFATSIPTLVVELRDQTLNLRDQLMNNRFISTWVHENTDLFDKWTNEATSYIGTVFKSVSTSVGTIFGVISSTVLIIVLVPFILVYMLLDGYKFPDSVVKLLPKSYETETRKILHDMHVTVKHYVNGQVIVSICVGVMSLIGFFIADIQYALLLALFCTVTNIIPYLGPYIGAVPAVIVGFIDDPIKAVYAIITIVVAQQIESNLISPYVQGKTLKVHPLTIIIVLLVAGKIGGIIGVILAVPTYAVSKVVVQNIARIYRLRQQRLDVPDVTVSPESLK; the protein is encoded by the coding sequence TTGGATTTGCTTCGAAACAAATGGTTTAAAGTATTAATCTGGATCTTAGTGATTTTTCTCGTCATCTGGGTTGGAACGAAGATCTCATTTTTATTCCAGCCGATTCGTGTCATGTTGGCATTAATCTTCCCGCCACTGATCATCGCGGGGATCTTCTATTACTTTACGCTCGGTATCGTTGATGCGTTACAAAAGCGGGTCAAAAAACGTGGACTTGCCGTGCTGATCGTCTTGCTTGGTTTCATTACGATTCTGACGATTGCCGTTGCGTCGATTGGACCGATTTTAGTCGAGCAGGTGACAGATTTTGCAACGAGTATTCCGACGCTCGTCGTCGAATTGCGTGATCAAACTTTAAATTTACGCGATCAATTGATGAACAATCGTTTCATCTCGACATGGGTACACGAGAATACGGACTTATTTGACAAGTGGACGAATGAAGCAACATCGTATATCGGTACGGTCTTTAAGTCCGTCTCGACGTCAGTTGGAACGATTTTCGGTGTCATCTCTTCGACCGTCTTAATCATTGTCTTAGTGCCGTTCATCTTAGTCTACATGCTGCTCGATGGTTATAAATTTCCAGACTCCGTCGTGAAACTGTTGCCGAAAAGCTATGAGACGGAAACACGTAAAATCTTGCACGACATGCATGTGACAGTAAAACACTACGTCAACGGACAGGTCATCGTCTCGATCTGTGTTGGTGTGATGTCATTGATCGGTTTCTTCATCGCTGACATTCAATATGCGTTACTGCTTGCCTTATTCTGTACGGTCACGAATATCATTCCGTACCTCGGACCTTACATCGGTGCTGTTCCAGCAGTCATTGTTGGCTTCATCGATGATCCGATTAAGGCGGTCTATGCGATCATTACGATCGTCGTAGCACAGCAAATCGAATCAAACTTGATCTCGCCTTATGTTCAAGGGAAAACGCTCAAGGTTCACCCGTTAACGATCATCATCGTCTTACTCGTTGCCGGAAAAATTGGTGGCATCATCGGTGTTATCTTAGCGGTTCCGACATATGCAGTTTCAAAAGTTGTCGTTCAGAACATCGCCCGGATCTACCGTTTGCGTCAACAACGTCTCGACGTACCAGACGTGACGGTTTCACCCGAATCATTGAAGTAA
- the hemA gene encoding glutamyl-tRNA reductase, protein MHIVVVGLNNKTAPVSIREQVSFGEHEMKGAVVALRDEKSIFESVIVSTCNRTELYVVTDQPHTGRYYTKRFLANWFGLTMEELEPYLFIHEGFDAMKHLFRVTSGLDSMIVGETQILGQVKTSFFMAQKLETTGTVFNKLFKEAVTLAKRAHAETGIGENAVSVSAAAVTLAEQLLGSLEDKSIVVIGAGETGELTTLNLYEAGARDITVFNRTLAKAEEVANRFEGSAHSINEMQCGLLRADIVISSTGAKRAIIKREDIAAAQLFRHNRPFLLIDIAVPRDIEPTVGDLPGVHLYDVDDLTSIVQQNMAERMKEAAKIEQRIEAAIAEFEGWMTTLGVVPIITELRDQALRIQQETMQSLERKLPEMSKREKTVIGKHMKSIINQLLREPLSYIKDAAAKPDADERIAQFMDTFALNEDLFEGLEEDVMTSEETTPSAKAVNR, encoded by the coding sequence ATGCATATCGTAGTGGTCGGCTTGAATAACAAAACAGCGCCAGTATCAATACGCGAACAAGTCTCATTCGGGGAGCATGAGATGAAGGGAGCGGTCGTCGCATTGCGCGATGAAAAAAGTATTTTTGAGAGTGTTATCGTCTCGACATGTAACCGGACCGAATTATATGTCGTAACGGATCAACCACATACAGGACGTTATTATACAAAACGTTTCCTCGCGAACTGGTTCGGTTTGACGATGGAAGAACTCGAACCGTATCTCTTCATTCACGAAGGATTCGATGCGATGAAACACCTGTTCCGCGTAACAAGTGGACTTGATTCCATGATCGTCGGTGAGACGCAAATCTTAGGTCAAGTCAAGACGAGCTTCTTCATGGCACAAAAGCTTGAAACAACAGGAACGGTCTTTAACAAACTCTTTAAAGAAGCGGTCACGCTCGCCAAACGGGCTCACGCAGAAACTGGAATCGGTGAAAATGCCGTTTCTGTCAGTGCTGCTGCCGTCACGCTTGCCGAACAGTTACTCGGATCGCTTGAAGATAAATCAATCGTCGTCATTGGTGCGGGAGAAACCGGCGAACTTACGACGCTCAACTTATATGAAGCTGGTGCACGTGACATCACGGTCTTTAACCGGACGTTAGCAAAAGCAGAAGAGGTCGCGAATCGGTTCGAAGGATCGGCACATTCGATTAATGAGATGCAGTGCGGTTTGCTTCGGGCAGACATCGTCATCTCTTCAACGGGTGCAAAACGTGCCATCATTAAACGAGAAGACATCGCGGCAGCACAGCTGTTCCGGCACAATCGCCCATTCCTATTGATCGACATCGCCGTTCCACGCGACATCGAACCGACTGTTGGCGATTTGCCAGGCGTTCATTTATACGACGTGGATGATCTTACATCGATCGTTCAACAAAACATGGCGGAACGGATGAAAGAAGCCGCGAAGATTGAACAACGGATCGAAGCAGCGATTGCCGAGTTTGAAGGATGGATGACGACACTTGGTGTCGTACCAATCATCACGGAACTCCGAGATCAAGCATTACGGATTCAACAAGAAACGATGCAGAGCTTGGAACGGAAATTACCGGAGATGTCAAAACGCGAAAAAACTGTCATCGGCAAACACATGAAATCAATCATCAACCAGTTGTTACGTGAACCGTTGTCTTATATCAAAGATGCGGCAGCGAAACCAGATGCGGATGAGCGGATTGCACAGTTCATGGATACGTTTGCATTAAACGAAGACTTGTTCGAAGGTCTTGAAGAAGACGTTATGACTTCAGAAGAGACAACA
- the yihA gene encoding ribosome biogenesis GTP-binding protein YihA/YsxC, which produces MKIYKADFITSGVNPEHYPEPLLPEVALAGRSNVGKSSFINKLVQRKALARTSSKPGKTQTLNFFNINDEVMFVDVPGYGYAKVSKTEREAWGKMMEKYFTQREILKGVVQLVDIRHDPSADDVTMYDFLKYYDLPVIVVATKLDKIKKSQRDKHIAAIKRKLQFDGQDTLIPFSSETGEGVDEAWEAIYRLL; this is translated from the coding sequence ATGAAAATTTATAAAGCTGATTTTATTACGAGTGGCGTCAATCCGGAACATTATCCGGAGCCATTGTTGCCAGAAGTGGCACTCGCAGGACGATCGAATGTCGGAAAGTCCTCTTTCATCAACAAATTGGTCCAACGTAAAGCGCTCGCGCGGACGTCTTCAAAACCAGGTAAAACACAAACATTGAACTTCTTTAACATCAATGATGAAGTCATGTTCGTCGACGTACCCGGTTACGGGTATGCAAAAGTATCGAAGACGGAACGCGAAGCGTGGGGCAAGATGATGGAGAAGTACTTCACACAACGCGAAATTCTCAAAGGTGTTGTCCAACTCGTCGATATTCGTCACGATCCTTCTGCGGATGATGTAACGATGTATGATTTCTTGAAGTATTACGATCTACCGGTCATCGTTGTTGCGACAAAACTCGATAAAATCAAAAAGAGTCAACGTGATAAACATATCGCGGCAATCAAACGTAAGTTGCAATTTGACGGTCAAGATACCTTGATTCCCTTCTCATCTGAAACAGGAGAAGGCGTCGATGAAGCATGGGAAGCGATTTATCGCTTGCTATAA